A single window of Myxocyprinus asiaticus isolate MX2 ecotype Aquarium Trade chromosome 34, UBuf_Myxa_2, whole genome shotgun sequence DNA harbors:
- the LOC127424846 gene encoding septin-7 isoform X3: MVVGESGLGKSTLINSLFLTDLYSPEYPGPSHRIKKTVQVEQSKVLIKEGGVQLLLTIVDTPGFGDAVDNSNCWQPVTDHIDSKFEDYLNAESRVNRRQMPDSRVHCCLYFIAPSGHGLKPLDIEFMKRLHEKVNIIPLIAKADTMTPEECQQFKKQIMREIQEHKIKIYEFPETDDEEESKLVKKIKDRLPLAVVGSNTIIEVNGKRVRGRQYPWGVAEVENGEHCDFTILRNMLIRTHMQDLKDVTNNVHYENYRSRKLAAVTYNGVDNNKSKGQLTKFDTGEGMSPLAQMEEERREHVTKMKKMEMEMEQVFEMKVKEKIQKLKESEAELQRRHEQMKKNLEAQHKELEEKRRQFEEEKISWEAQQRLLEQQKLDASRTLEKNKKKKIF; encoded by the exons GTGGAGCAGTCTAAGGTGTTGATAAAAGAGGGCGGAGTTCAACTGCTGCTCACCATAGTGGACACGCCAGGGTTCGGAGATGCCGTGGATAACAGCAACTG CTGGCAGCCTGTCACAGATCATATCGACAGCAAGTTTGAGGATTACCTCAATGCAGAGTCACGCGTGAACAGACGCCAGATGCCCGACAGCAGAGTACACTGCTGTCTGTATTTCATCGCCCCCTCTGGACATGG aCTGAAACCACTGGATATTGAGTTCATGAAACGGTTACATGAAAAAGTGAACATCATCCCGCTCATAGCTAAAGCAGATACAATGACTCCAGAGGAGTGCCAACAGTTCAAGAAGCAG ATAATGAGAGAGATCCAGGAACACAAGATCAAAATCTATGAGTTCCCAGAGACAGATGATGAGGAGGAGAGCAAGCTAGTGAAGAAGATCAAG GACCGTCTGCCTCTGGCTGTGGTGGGCAGCAACACCATCATAGAGGTCAATGGGAAGCGTGTACGGGGAAGGCAGTACCCCTGGGGCGTGGCAGAAG TGGAGAATGGCGAACACTGTGACTTCACAATCCTTCGAAACATGCTCATCAG AACTCACATGCAGGACCTGAAGGACGTGACCAACAATGTGCATTATGAGAACTACCGCAGCAGGAAGTTGGCTGCTGTCACCTACAATGGGGTAGACAACAACAAGAGCAAAGGACAGCTCACGAa ATTTGACACAGGTGAAGGCAT GAGCCCCCTGGCACAAATGGAGGAGGAAAGAAGAGAGCATGTGACAAAGATGAAGAAGATGGAGATGGAGATGGAGCAGGTGTTTGAGATGAAGGTCAAAGAGAAGATCCAGAAACTCAAAGAATCTGAGGCAGAG CTGCAGCGTCGTCATGAGCAGATGAAGAAGAATCTGGAGGCTCAGCACAAGGAGCTTGAGGAGAAGAGACGTCAGTTTGAGGAGGAGAAGATCAGCTGGGAGGCTCAACAACGCCTGCTGGAGCAGCAGAAACTGGACGCTTCCAG GACCTTggaaaagaacaaaaagaaaaagatattttaa